A genomic window from Bacteroidota bacterium includes:
- a CDS encoding DUF1684 domain-containing protein, with translation MTEEQLKTFVMLNYFEINPTFKVKGLFVKDTIFRTFEMKTSTDRLPLYSTYGKIHFKIDTVECVLSAYQNVELTKRPGYEDYLFIPFRDLTSGEETYGASRYLDFRYHGEDTVYIDFNLAYNPLCAYNHKYSCPIPPYENHLNVRITAGELKYNDH, from the coding sequence ATGACAGAGGAGCAATTAAAAACCTTTGTGATGCTTAATTATTTTGAAATTAATCCGACATTCAAAGTTAAAGGACTCTTTGTAAAAGATACAATCTTCCGAACTTTTGAAATGAAAACATCAACCGATCGCTTGCCTCTGTATTCAACTTACGGTAAAATTCATTTTAAAATCGATACTGTTGAATGTGTGTTAAGTGCTTATCAAAATGTAGAACTGACAAAGCGTCCCGGATATGAAGATTATTTATTCATTCCATTCCGAGATTTAACCAGTGGAGAAGAAACATATGGTGCCAGCAGGTATCTTGACTTTCGGTATCATGGTGAGGATACGGTATACATCGATTTTAATCTGGCATATAACCCTCTATGTGCATACAACCATAAGTATTCATGCCCGATACCACCATACGAAAATCATTTAAATGTAAGAATAACTGCAGGCGAATTGAAATATAATGATCATTAA